A part of Amycolatopsis lurida genomic DNA contains:
- a CDS encoding ATP-binding protein, with protein sequence MTSDSDVRRRPLTTYVRRAEDENEVRRLLGTGRLVTLTGAGGVGKTRLAAQVASSLTRDFPGGVAVAGLGELRDDRLVPRAVADSLGLHDTAGHTDLDVVVAYLRPRRSLLLLDNCEHLRDGSAELVTALLRECRDLVVLATSRCSLGLAGEQVLTIPPLPVPDGEIRSAEAALAFGAVRLFAERAANVLPAFEITEGNVADVVRLCRGLDGLPLAIELAAARIRVLSPSQIAERVEKNSGMLASGLRMPVERHRTLRATIEWSHSLCTEDERIVWARCSVFAGQFDLSGVEAVCAEDGGPDSLAVLDAVDGLVDKSVLARIEGTDRVHYRMLRLLREFGGRQLADSGDELAVARKHRDHYARLIAQAADAWFGPEQDEAYERLSAAHADIREALSWSLRTSGESPVALEMATGTIEYWVARGAAWELRDWIDRALEAAPLETPGRARGLAIAALCAALHADLPRARRRLTAAETIEDEDAAPYIAHASAFVRMLATEPDTMVRAAEAVRIFGERGDVRRQMHPMFIQGVALAYRGDLPGARALLGSMLRLCEEAGEYRYRSMALFGLGVAEVCYGGDLDDGERCIRAALEIDLRASDVLSAAYRVDGLAWVAARREDWVRAAELFGTAATLWDRCSAEPDVAVTMTHRMFHQATRDALGAARFDAAFAEGRRRNPHDALSGPPSEPVGEPAVLAPLTPRESEIARLVAAGLTNREIAARLVIARRTVETHLQHISHKLDFVNRTQLAVWVEQRPL encoded by the coding sequence ATGACGAGCGACAGTGACGTCCGACGGCGGCCTCTGACGACTTACGTCAGGCGCGCGGAAGACGAGAACGAGGTCCGGCGGCTGCTCGGGACGGGGCGTCTGGTGACCTTGACGGGCGCCGGTGGGGTGGGCAAGACCCGGTTGGCCGCCCAGGTGGCCAGTTCACTCACCCGGGACTTCCCTGGCGGCGTGGCGGTCGCCGGGCTCGGGGAGCTGCGGGATGACCGGCTCGTCCCGCGCGCGGTCGCCGACAGCCTCGGCCTGCACGACACGGCGGGGCACACCGACCTCGACGTCGTCGTCGCGTATCTGCGTCCCCGTCGGTCGTTGCTGCTGCTGGACAACTGCGAGCATCTTCGCGACGGCAGCGCGGAGCTGGTGACGGCGTTGCTGCGCGAATGCCGGGACCTCGTGGTCCTGGCCACCAGCCGCTGCTCCCTGGGGCTCGCCGGTGAGCAGGTCCTGACGATCCCGCCCTTACCCGTGCCCGACGGCGAGATCAGGTCAGCCGAAGCGGCGCTCGCGTTCGGCGCGGTGCGGCTGTTCGCGGAGCGTGCCGCCAACGTCCTGCCCGCGTTCGAGATCACCGAAGGCAACGTCGCGGACGTCGTACGCCTCTGTCGTGGCCTCGACGGCCTGCCGCTGGCGATCGAACTGGCGGCGGCCCGGATCCGCGTCTTGTCGCCTTCGCAGATCGCCGAGCGGGTCGAGAAGAACTCGGGGATGCTGGCCAGCGGCCTCCGGATGCCCGTCGAGCGGCATCGGACGCTGCGCGCCACCATCGAGTGGAGTCACTCCCTCTGCACCGAGGACGAGCGGATCGTCTGGGCACGCTGTTCGGTGTTCGCCGGGCAGTTCGACCTGTCCGGCGTCGAGGCCGTCTGTGCCGAGGATGGCGGGCCGGACTCCTTGGCCGTACTGGACGCGGTGGACGGTTTGGTCGACAAGTCGGTGCTGGCCCGGATCGAGGGCACGGACAGGGTCCACTACCGGATGCTCAGGCTCCTTCGCGAATTCGGCGGACGACAGCTAGCCGATTCGGGAGACGAGCTCGCCGTGGCGAGGAAGCACCGTGACCACTATGCCCGGCTCATCGCCCAGGCCGCCGACGCCTGGTTCGGACCGGAGCAGGACGAGGCCTACGAGCGCCTGTCGGCCGCCCACGCCGACATCCGGGAAGCGTTGTCGTGGTCGCTTCGCACCTCCGGCGAAAGCCCGGTGGCGCTGGAGATGGCCACCGGCACGATCGAATACTGGGTGGCCCGCGGTGCGGCATGGGAACTGCGGGACTGGATCGATCGCGCGCTCGAGGCGGCACCGCTGGAGACCCCGGGCCGGGCCAGGGGGCTGGCGATCGCGGCCCTGTGCGCCGCGCTGCACGCGGATCTGCCGCGTGCTCGGCGGCGGCTGACCGCCGCCGAGACGATCGAGGACGAAGACGCGGCTCCCTACATCGCGCACGCGAGTGCCTTCGTGAGAATGCTGGCGACCGAGCCGGACACCATGGTGCGTGCGGCGGAGGCCGTCCGGATCTTCGGTGAGCGAGGCGACGTCCGGCGTCAGATGCACCCGATGTTCATCCAGGGGGTCGCGCTGGCCTACCGGGGCGATCTTCCGGGAGCGCGGGCGCTGCTGGGTTCGATGCTCCGTCTGTGCGAGGAAGCGGGGGAGTACCGATATCGCTCCATGGCCCTGTTCGGGCTGGGGGTCGCCGAAGTCTGTTACGGCGGAGATCTCGACGACGGGGAACGGTGCATCCGTGCCGCGCTGGAGATCGACCTCCGCGCCTCGGACGTGCTGTCCGCGGCCTACCGGGTGGACGGCCTGGCGTGGGTGGCCGCGCGGCGCGAGGATTGGGTCCGTGCGGCGGAATTGTTCGGGACCGCCGCCACGCTCTGGGATCGCTGCAGTGCCGAGCCCGACGTGGCCGTCACCATGACCCATCGGATGTTCCACCAGGCCACCCGGGACGCCTTGGGGGCGGCGCGGTTCGACGCCGCGTTCGCCGAGGGACGGCGGCGGAACCCGCACGACGCGCTGAGCGGCCCGCCGTCCGAGCCCGTCGGTGAACCGGCCGTGCTCGCGCCGCTGACGCCCCGTGAATCGGAGATCGCGCGGCTCGTCGCGGCGGGGCTGACCAACCGGGAGATCGCGGCGAGGCTGGTCATCGCGCGGCGCACGGTGGAGACGCATCTGCAGCACATCTCGCACAAGCTCGACTTCGTCAACCGGACCCAGCTGGCCGTCTGGGTCGAGCAGCGGCCGCTGTGA